One part of the Mariniflexile litorale genome encodes these proteins:
- a CDS encoding GDSL-type esterase/lipase family protein → MKNLNILRFILILSITTYSLSAQIKVVCIGNSITEGWHGNPSYVPTLQKLLGTDYIVENNGKSGATLLKKGNKPYYMQDAFSRALKSNADIITIMLGTNDTKSQNWDNYKSEFKSDYESLIDTLQSTNKNAKIFLVIPVPVCKDNYGIRNDILNLEIPIINEIADEKGLSVIDANTPLLSSCNYFNDGVHPNDLGAKAIAKMIYQNISK, encoded by the coding sequence ATGAAAAATTTAAATATATTAAGATTTATACTCATTTTATCAATCACGACCTATTCTCTATCTGCCCAAATTAAAGTTGTTTGTATCGGAAACAGTATTACTGAAGGGTGGCATGGTAATCCATCATATGTTCCAACACTTCAAAAACTGCTTGGTACAGATTATATAGTTGAAAATAATGGAAAAAGTGGTGCAACACTTTTGAAAAAGGGTAACAAACCTTATTATATGCAAGACGCTTTCTCACGAGCACTTAAATCTAATGCAGATATAATTACGATTATGCTTGGTACTAATGATACCAAATCACAAAACTGGGATAATTATAAAAGTGAATTTAAATCAGATTACGAATCATTGATTGATACTCTACAATCAACAAATAAAAATGCCAAAATATTTCTAGTTATTCCGGTTCCCGTTTGTAAAGATAATTATGGAATAAGAAACGATATTCTTAATTTAGAAATTCCAATTATCAACGAAATAGCTGATGAAAAAGGACTATCTGTTATCGATGCGAATACACCACTGCTTTCATCTTGCAACTATTTTAATGACGGTGTCCATCCGAATGATTTAGGTGCAAAAGCCATCGCAAAGATGATTTATCAAAACATATCTAAATAA
- a CDS encoding PepSY-like domain-containing protein, with protein MKRIIVIIVLILFTKNTFAQNIDQSKVPAVVLNTFQLKFPNAEDVKWKKDKKDYHIHFKVNNKDNKLELNYKGNILEFSQDLYISEIPKTVLETIKTRVDYFDILDADKKEKGKKTTYEIKFKIEGKYHYFWINEKGELLKYRQELKDSEIPSSIRDLIVNRYGRIDIDYSKYVEEGDRIIYIIKGEIKDDDHHFTFDKKANIIKHIHDIKNSEIPSPILKTIASEYKDYEIKDADFIEEKGKTYYYLRMKKSRNQVYITFNQNGKILNSK; from the coding sequence ATGAAACGAATTATAGTAATCATTGTACTTATTCTTTTTACAAAAAACACTTTTGCTCAAAATATCGATCAAAGCAAGGTACCTGCAGTTGTACTTAATACTTTTCAATTAAAATTTCCAAATGCAGAAGATGTTAAATGGAAAAAAGATAAAAAAGACTACCACATCCATTTTAAGGTAAACAATAAAGACAACAAATTAGAATTAAACTATAAAGGAAATATTCTAGAATTTTCTCAAGATTTATATATTAGTGAAATTCCAAAAACTGTTTTAGAGACCATTAAAACTAGAGTTGACTATTTTGATATCCTTGATGCTGATAAAAAGGAAAAAGGAAAAAAAACAACATACGAAATCAAATTTAAAATTGAGGGAAAATACCACTATTTCTGGATAAATGAAAAAGGTGAATTACTAAAATATAGACAAGAATTAAAAGACAGCGAAATACCTTCTTCTATTAGAGATCTTATTGTTAATAGATATGGGCGAATAGATATTGATTATTCTAAATATGTAGAAGAAGGAGACAGAATAATTTATATAATTAAAGGCGAAATCAAAGATGATGACCACCATTTTACATTTGATAAAAAGGCAAACATCATTAAACACATACATGATATTAAAAATTCTGAAATACCCTCTCCTATTCTGAAAACTATAGCTTCAGAATACAAAGACTATGAGATTAAAGATGCTGATTTTATAGAGGAAAAAGGAAAAACATATTATTATTTAAGAATGAAAAAATCAAGAAACCAAGTATATATAACCTTTAATCAGAATGGAAAAATTCTGAATTCTAAATAA
- the pelA gene encoding pectate lyase — MKIAHLITLLTITVVTIFASAQEKPTDYLSKKWKEVATKMPSQWYGSHEAQLIAENVLLAQKEIGGWEKNKSYHHKFNEKDQEHYLKDKSEIGATFDNDATITELRFLAKVFSHTKNESYKKAFEKGLNYIFNAQYENGGWPQFFPIRKGNVSYSAHITYNDNAMVNTMKFLKEIYLDNKEYASLQIQNDIKTKAQKAYNKGIECLLKTQIVVNGNPTVWCAQHDEITLAPANARSYELASFSGGESVGIVLLLMEVEKPSKEIIASINGAIKWFESHKIEGIKLERVTNAEGLNDRIVVKDKNASTLWARFYDLDTEKPYFCDRDGIKKNTFAEIGHNRRNGYSWFTNGPEKALKEYSEWKLSH; from the coding sequence ATGAAAATAGCCCACCTTATAACTTTACTAACAATAACCGTAGTAACGATTTTCGCATCTGCCCAAGAAAAACCTACAGACTATTTATCTAAAAAATGGAAAGAAGTGGCTACTAAAATGCCATCTCAATGGTATGGCTCTCATGAGGCCCAATTGATTGCAGAAAATGTTTTATTAGCACAAAAAGAAATTGGAGGCTGGGAGAAAAACAAATCATATCACCATAAATTCAATGAAAAGGACCAAGAGCATTACTTAAAAGACAAATCAGAAATTGGAGCAACATTTGACAATGATGCAACAATTACTGAATTAAGATTTCTTGCCAAAGTATTTTCACATACTAAAAACGAAAGCTACAAAAAAGCATTTGAAAAAGGATTGAATTACATTTTTAATGCACAATATGAAAATGGTGGATGGCCTCAGTTTTTTCCTATACGTAAAGGCAACGTATCGTATTCGGCACATATTACATATAATGATAATGCTATGGTTAACACCATGAAATTTCTAAAAGAAATTTATTTAGACAACAAAGAATATGCTTCTCTTCAAATTCAAAATGATATTAAAACAAAAGCTCAAAAAGCATATAACAAAGGTATTGAGTGCTTACTAAAAACCCAAATAGTTGTAAATGGAAATCCAACTGTATGGTGTGCACAACATGATGAAATTACACTTGCCCCAGCTAACGCTAGAAGTTATGAATTGGCATCGTTTAGCGGTGGTGAATCAGTTGGTATTGTATTGTTATTAATGGAAGTCGAAAAACCCTCCAAAGAAATTATAGCTTCAATTAATGGTGCTATAAAGTGGTTTGAATCTCATAAAATTGAAGGCATAAAATTAGAACGTGTTACTAATGCAGAAGGACTGAATGACAGAATAGTTGTTAAAGATAAAAATGCCTCAACATTATGGGCACGTTTTTACGATTTAGACACAGAAAAACCTTATTTCTGCGACCGTGATGGTATTAAAAAAAATACGTTTGCTGAAATTGGTCATAATCGCAGAAACGGTTATAGTTGGTTTACAAACGGCCCTGAAAAAGCCCTGAAAGAATATTCAGAATGGAAACTAAGCCATTAA
- a CDS encoding DUF5060 domain-containing protein, producing MKKLIIACLFLVLLNSDLVAQSKIPKWDMFEITLKGPSKGNPFIGTTLTARFTNGNNVIDQEGFYDGNGTYIIRFMPTEEGIWNYVTSSNKNELSGKKGSLECIKPASNNHGPVRVSNKYHFKYEDGTPYYPFGTTIYEWPFQDENTKQQTIDYLKTSPFNKARFLAVPPYKDRYIDGPNKLTLFPFEGNNKDNWDFSKFNPEYFKNLDACVLQLKNLGIEADIILFRPYDKGKWGFDTAGQEVNRQFARYMVARYAAFSNIWWSLANENSFIKNMSDEDWDDLFKLVQEKDPYHHLRSIHNADRIYDYTKPWVTHVSYQYYNVVKSPIGTSILRDIYNKPIVNDEINYEGDIDSRWGQLTGEEMTFRFWNAVIGGGYATHGESYKTSPWISYGGRLTGSSPSRIEFLRKLIENNPIGYLEPIDHFYENNMLGKEGEYYLIYFGKDKLKKWDFVLPKRGLARGVKFKVDIIDTWNMTITPLNKTFEIIPMPENNYKFTDKDNSSIKLPSKQFMALRIYKVSDGGKVENDGKNELE from the coding sequence ATGAAAAAATTAATAATAGCCTGTTTATTTTTAGTATTACTAAATAGTGATTTGGTAGCACAAAGCAAGATTCCGAAATGGGACATGTTTGAAATAACACTAAAAGGCCCTTCTAAAGGCAACCCTTTTATAGGAACTACTTTAACTGCTCGTTTCACAAACGGAAATAACGTTATTGATCAAGAAGGTTTTTATGATGGAAATGGCACTTACATCATCCGGTTTATGCCAACTGAAGAAGGTATTTGGAATTATGTTACTAGCAGTAACAAAAACGAACTGAGTGGTAAGAAAGGAAGTTTAGAATGTATAAAACCCGCTTCAAACAATCATGGTCCAGTAAGAGTGAGCAATAAATATCATTTTAAATACGAAGACGGAACACCTTATTATCCTTTTGGCACTACTATTTACGAATGGCCTTTTCAGGATGAAAACACCAAACAACAAACTATAGATTATTTAAAAACCAGCCCATTTAACAAAGCGCGCTTTTTAGCTGTCCCTCCTTACAAGGACAGGTATATTGATGGCCCAAATAAATTAACTCTTTTCCCTTTTGAAGGAAACAATAAAGACAATTGGGATTTTTCAAAATTCAATCCAGAGTATTTTAAAAATCTCGATGCATGTGTTTTACAATTAAAAAACTTGGGTATTGAAGCTGATATTATTTTGTTTCGCCCCTATGACAAAGGCAAATGGGGATTTGACACAGCAGGACAAGAAGTGAACAGACAATTTGCACGCTACATGGTGGCACGATATGCTGCTTTCAGCAATATATGGTGGAGTCTTGCCAACGAAAATAGTTTTATAAAAAACATGAGTGATGAAGACTGGGACGATCTTTTTAAATTAGTGCAAGAAAAAGACCCATACCACCATTTACGTTCCATACATAATGCAGACAGGATATATGATTATACTAAACCATGGGTAACCCACGTAAGTTACCAATATTACAATGTGGTTAAATCGCCTATTGGAACCTCTATTTTAAGAGATATTTACAACAAACCCATCGTGAACGATGAAATAAATTATGAAGGTGATATAGATAGCCGATGGGGACAATTAACTGGAGAAGAAATGACATTCCGTTTCTGGAATGCTGTAATTGGCGGTGGCTACGCAACCCATGGAGAATCTTACAAAACCAGTCCTTGGATATCTTATGGCGGTCGCTTAACAGGTTCAAGTCCATCAAGAATTGAATTTCTAAGAAAGCTTATTGAAAACAATCCAATAGGTTATTTAGAACCCATCGACCATTTTTATGAAAATAATATGCTAGGTAAAGAAGGGGAATATTACCTTATTTACTTTGGAAAAGACAAACTAAAAAAATGGGATTTTGTGCTTCCTAAAAGAGGCCTCGCTAGAGGTGTGAAATTCAAAGTAGATATCATAGACACCTGGAACATGACCATCACCCCACTTAACAAGACGTTTGAAATAATTCCTATGCCAGAGAACAATTATAAATTTACTGATAAAGATAATTCATCAATAAAATTACCATCAAAACAATTCATGGCATTGCGTATTTATAAAGTGAGCGATGGCGGAAAAGTTGAAAATGACGGTAAAAATGAACTTGAGTAA
- the pelA gene encoding pectate lyase, translated as MKIEKLISTIVLTLTISLAFAQDINEKHSTKINKKWSHVATKMPTEWYGSKEAKLIAENVLLAQKEIGGWEKNTAYHLEFSESEKAKYLLKKKEKGGTFDNGATITELKFLAKVYSNSKDERYKEAFIKGVNYIFKAQYKNGGWPQFFPVKDAADEIALDNTEPYSMHITYNDDAMVNTMQFLKNIFTSNKEFNTLKLDDNIKLKAKNAFNMGIECILNTQIIVDNQPTIWCAQHNENTLAPANARSYELASFSGSESVGILLLLMDIEKPSKKIIASINGAIKWFETHKIEGIKIETETQVDGKRNRIVVKDENAPILWARFYDLETEKPYFCDRDGIKKNSLAEIGHNRRNGYSWYTNRPEEALKKHKEWLWKRICYSDLLDYFIVN; from the coding sequence ATGAAAATTGAAAAACTCATTTCAACAATAGTCTTGACCTTAACAATATCATTAGCTTTTGCACAAGATATAAATGAAAAACATTCGACCAAAATTAATAAAAAATGGTCACATGTAGCTACTAAAATGCCTACCGAATGGTATGGGTCTAAAGAAGCTAAATTGATTGCAGAAAATGTATTGCTTGCCCAAAAGGAAATTGGAGGATGGGAAAAAAACACGGCCTATCATTTGGAGTTTTCTGAATCTGAAAAAGCTAAATATTTATTAAAGAAAAAAGAAAAAGGAGGAACTTTTGACAATGGTGCTACTATAACAGAATTAAAATTCCTTGCTAAAGTATATTCGAACTCTAAAGATGAACGCTACAAAGAAGCCTTCATTAAAGGAGTAAACTATATCTTCAAAGCACAATACAAAAATGGCGGATGGCCACAATTCTTTCCTGTTAAAGATGCTGCAGATGAGATTGCTCTAGATAATACAGAACCATACTCAATGCACATCACCTATAATGATGATGCCATGGTGAACACCATGCAATTTTTAAAAAACATTTTTACATCTAACAAAGAATTCAACACTTTAAAGTTAGATGATAATATAAAATTAAAAGCAAAGAACGCATTTAACATGGGTATTGAATGCATTCTCAACACACAAATAATTGTAGATAATCAACCAACCATTTGGTGTGCCCAACACAATGAGAATACACTTGCTCCTGCCAATGCTAGAAGCTATGAACTCGCTTCATTCAGCGGCTCTGAATCTGTTGGAATACTGCTTTTACTAATGGATATAGAAAAACCTTCTAAAAAAATTATTGCTTCCATAAATGGTGCTATAAAATGGTTTGAAACTCATAAAATAGAGGGTATTAAAATAGAAACAGAAACACAAGTAGATGGCAAGCGAAACAGAATTGTTGTAAAAGATGAAAATGCTCCAATATTATGGGCGCGTTTTTATGATTTAGAAACTGAAAAACCTTATTTCTGTGATCGTGATGGTATTAAGAAAAATTCGCTGGCAGAAATAGGTCATAACCGTCGAAATGGATATAGTTGGTATACCAACAGACCAGAAGAAGCATTAAAAAAACATAAAGAATGGTTGTGGAAAAGAATATGTTATTCTGATTTACTTGATTATTTCATAGTAAACTAA
- a CDS encoding pectate lyase codes for MKNIIFSIILIFIISCGTSKKTIKPVVFSNTNLQLAFPTAEGYGKYSKGGRGGVVYEVTNLNDSGEGSLRAAVEASGPRTVVFKISGTIELEKSLTIKNPYITIAGQTAPGDGICLKKNPLVIGADHVIIRYLRVRLGNESGDDSDAISSRYNKHLILDHISASWSVDETMSIYHNDSITVQWSIIAESMFDSNHVKGSHGFGGIWGSNYSTYHHNLLAHHGSRNPRMASGSGFTDYRNNVIYNWGYNSSYGGENKQGDNPKFSFSKFNIVANYYKPGPATQPGAISYRIVNPSMRKEVTDFGKWYVSDNVVEGNNTVTANNWNGGVQPSGGDSNIQFVKMEEAWSSMPINQQTAEDAFSLVLENAGAILPKRDTIDTRITKEAKEGYATYEGSSYKEKKSVPDTSKKTGIIDTQNDVGGWPELKSTPAPTDTDHDGMPDAWEKKNNLNPKDASDRNKVAVDGYTMLEKYLNSLD; via the coding sequence ATGAAAAACATAATTTTCAGTATCATTTTAATATTTATTATATCATGTGGTACAAGTAAGAAAACTATAAAACCTGTAGTTTTTAGTAACACTAATCTGCAACTAGCATTTCCTACCGCTGAAGGATATGGCAAATATTCAAAAGGAGGACGAGGTGGCGTAGTTTATGAAGTCACTAATTTAAATGATAGTGGAGAAGGAAGTTTAAGGGCAGCGGTAGAAGCATCGGGTCCTAGAACTGTAGTTTTTAAAATATCAGGAACTATAGAGCTTGAAAAATCTTTAACAATTAAAAATCCATACATCACTATTGCAGGTCAAACAGCGCCTGGTGATGGTATTTGCCTTAAGAAAAACCCATTAGTTATTGGAGCAGATCATGTTATAATAAGATATTTAAGAGTACGATTAGGGAATGAATCAGGTGATGATTCTGACGCTATATCAAGCAGATATAACAAGCATTTAATTTTAGACCATATCTCTGCCAGTTGGAGTGTTGATGAAACGATGTCCATATATCACAATGACAGTATCACTGTACAATGGAGCATAATTGCCGAAAGTATGTTCGATTCAAACCATGTAAAAGGATCACATGGTTTTGGAGGTATTTGGGGTTCAAATTATAGTACTTACCACCACAACCTTTTAGCACATCATGGAAGCCGTAATCCGCGTATGGCATCTGGCTCTGGCTTTACTGATTATAGAAACAATGTTATATACAATTGGGGTTACAACAGTTCTTATGGTGGCGAGAATAAACAAGGTGATAATCCTAAATTCTCATTTTCAAAGTTTAATATAGTTGCTAATTATTACAAACCAGGACCAGCAACCCAGCCTGGTGCCATTTCTTATAGAATTGTCAACCCCTCTATGCGTAAAGAAGTGACTGATTTTGGAAAATGGTATGTCTCTGACAATGTAGTAGAAGGAAATAACACAGTAACAGCCAACAACTGGAATGGAGGTGTTCAGCCTTCAGGTGGCGATTCTAACATACAATTTGTTAAGATGGAAGAAGCCTGGTCTTCAATGCCTATAAATCAACAAACTGCCGAAGACGCTTTTAGTTTAGTACTCGAAAATGCTGGAGCCATTTTACCAAAAAGAGATACTATTGATACCAGAATTACTAAAGAAGCTAAAGAAGGATATGCTACATATGAAGGTAGTTCTTATAAAGAAAAAAAATCTGTACCAGATACATCAAAGAAAACCGGAATTATTGATACACAAAATGATGTAGGCGGTTGGCCAGAATTAAAAAGCACCCCTGCTCCTACTGATACCGATCATGATGGAATGCCAGATGCATGGGAAAAGAAAAACAACCTGAATCCTAAAGACGCCTCAGACAGAAATAAAGTTGCTGTTGATGGATATACTATGTTAGAAAAATATTTGAATTCTTTAGATTAA
- a CDS encoding nucleoside hydrolase-like domain-containing protein — translation MNKIIQTIIYLLFFGVNLISAQEKPRLFVLTDIGGDPDDQMSMVRLMTYANQIDIEGLVATEVKDQVNPDRIQQIVEAYGKVRNNLELHESGFPKAEYLQKYISKGSPVGGMDGIGIGKDSPGSELLINTVDKKDTRPLWVNVWGGPSVLAQALWKVRNTRSKQELAKFVAKLRVYAISDQDNSGPWIRKEFPELFYIVTPGANAGGGFHHSTWIGIGGDKFHGRFGGADFELVTNEWLERNIRKKGFLGKMYPHWEFMMEGDTPAFLYLVNNGLNNPEHPNWGGWGGRYELYTPKTEKWFYQPETHPIWTNADDEVLGTDGEWHETNQATIWRWREAYQNDFAARMDWTIVPYDKANHPPVVKLDHPAYIKAKKGDRIELSAISTTDPDGDPLSYEWFCYEEAGTRAMSNSRTGIKHDIIGFDQPKATIIVKSSRVMPPGIGTMHIILAVTDHGSPRLTRYQRVIIDVIE, via the coding sequence ATGAATAAAATAATTCAAACAATAATTTATTTGCTGTTTTTTGGAGTTAACCTTATTTCAGCCCAAGAAAAACCAAGATTATTTGTTCTTACTGACATTGGTGGTGATCCCGATGACCAGATGTCAATGGTACGCTTAATGACTTATGCTAACCAAATAGATATTGAAGGACTTGTTGCCACAGAGGTGAAAGATCAAGTTAACCCTGATCGTATTCAACAAATAGTTGAAGCTTATGGTAAAGTACGTAACAACCTGGAATTACATGAATCTGGATTCCCTAAAGCCGAGTATTTACAGAAATACATCTCAAAAGGAAGTCCTGTTGGTGGAATGGATGGAATAGGTATAGGAAAAGATTCTCCAGGATCGGAACTACTAATTAACACGGTAGATAAAAAAGATACAAGACCTTTATGGGTGAATGTTTGGGGAGGACCAAGTGTTTTAGCTCAAGCATTGTGGAAAGTACGTAACACCCGTTCAAAACAAGAACTTGCCAAATTTGTTGCTAAACTTCGTGTGTATGCTATTTCAGATCAGGATAATAGCGGACCATGGATTCGTAAAGAATTCCCAGAGCTTTTCTATATAGTTACACCTGGTGCCAATGCAGGAGGTGGTTTCCATCATTCAACTTGGATTGGTATTGGTGGAGATAAGTTCCATGGCCGTTTTGGTGGAGCAGATTTTGAATTGGTTACTAATGAATGGCTAGAACGAAACATCCGTAAAAAAGGCTTCCTAGGCAAAATGTATCCACATTGGGAATTCATGATGGAAGGGGATACGCCTGCTTTTCTTTATCTCGTTAATAATGGTCTTAATAACCCCGAACATCCTAATTGGGGCGGCTGGGGTGGTCGCTACGAATTGTATACTCCAAAAACCGAAAAGTGGTTCTATCAACCCGAGACGCATCCTATTTGGACAAATGCCGATGATGAAGTATTAGGTACAGATGGCGAATGGCATGAGACAAATCAAGCAACCATATGGAGATGGCGCGAAGCTTATCAAAATGACTTTGCGGCTCGTATGGACTGGACAATTGTGCCCTATGATAAAGCCAATCATCCTCCTGTGGTGAAGCTCGATCACCCAGCCTATATCAAAGCTAAAAAAGGTGATCGTATTGAACTTAGCGCCATTAGTACAACCGATCCAGATGGCGACCCACTTTCATACGAATGGTTTTGCTATGAAGAGGCAGGTACCCGAGCCATGTCCAATTCTCGAACAGGTATCAAACATGACATCATTGGTTTCGATCAACCTAAAGCCACTATCATAGTCAAAAGCAGTCGTGTGATGCCTCCTGGCATTGGAACTATGCATATTATTCTTGCTGTTACCGACCATGGATCACCACGTTTAACGAGATATCAACGAGTTATCATTGATGTTATTGAATAA
- a CDS encoding pectinesterase family protein: MKSKTTTKNILQYKLILVLLCVFGTLSIRAQDKTSIYNIVVAQDGSGDYTKIQDAINAVPNNSSERTVIFIKPGIYKEKLLVPSEKKKVTFLGESYKTTILTYDDHGKITSDYASTKILAEDFFAKNITFQNTIDSRKGGSQAAALRIDADRAILYKCNITGFQDTFYLKTNTRSYIKDCIIDGTTDFIYGAGIALFENCIIRNRKDSHITASNQELGKSKFGFIFKNCSIIKYPGEDVSNASLGRPWGNGAHTVYLNCSIGNHIKPEGFAPWSTKPDHKYFNNINTAYYGVYRGSGYHPENLLSVVHILDDTLAAKYTKKNIFAANSTTANKLIGDWNPIIEKTNK, encoded by the coding sequence ATGAAATCAAAAACAACAACAAAGAACATATTACAATACAAACTTATATTAGTATTGCTGTGTGTTTTTGGGACACTATCAATAAGGGCTCAGGATAAAACCTCAATTTACAACATAGTTGTAGCACAGGATGGCAGCGGAGATTACACCAAAATTCAAGATGCTATAAATGCCGTACCTAATAACAGTTCTGAACGAACCGTTATCTTTATTAAACCTGGCATTTATAAAGAAAAATTGTTGGTTCCTTCTGAAAAGAAAAAAGTAACTTTTTTAGGTGAATCCTATAAAACAACAATTCTTACCTACGATGATCATGGAAAGATAACTTCAGATTATGCCAGCACAAAAATACTAGCAGAAGATTTTTTCGCAAAAAACATTACATTTCAAAATACCATCGATAGCAGGAAAGGTGGATCGCAAGCCGCAGCCTTGAGGATAGATGCCGATAGAGCCATATTATACAAATGCAATATTACAGGGTTTCAGGACACATTTTATTTAAAAACTAACACTAGGTCATATATAAAAGACTGTATTATTGATGGTACTACCGACTTTATATATGGCGCAGGAATTGCACTTTTTGAAAATTGTATTATTCGAAATAGAAAAGACTCGCACATCACTGCATCAAATCAAGAACTAGGAAAAAGTAAATTCGGATTTATCTTCAAGAATTGTTCAATCATTAAATACCCTGGGGAAGACGTATCCAACGCAAGCTTAGGAAGACCATGGGGAAATGGCGCCCACACAGTATATTTAAATTGTAGTATAGGCAATCATATTAAACCTGAAGGGTTTGCTCCTTGGTCTACTAAACCAGATCACAAATATTTCAATAACATAAATACGGCTTATTATGGCGTATACAGAGGATCTGGTTATCATCCAGAAAATTTACTTTCTGTGGTACATATATTAGATGATACACTTGCCGCAAAATATACCAAAAAAAACATTTTTGCAGCTAATAGTACCACTGCAAATAAACTTATTGGGGATTGGAACCCTATAATTGAAAAGACGAACAAATAA
- a CDS encoding formylglycine-generating enzyme family protein codes for MRYRILLFPILLLAYSCSKTTDKTSSNLSPVAFGDTITISHLNMVMLPIPSGSITLKNTDFETSDEKLTQVSLSNFWLAKTEVTQAQYEKIMGNNPSYFKGANLPIEQVSWEDAMNFCHKLTDQEHAAGRIPIGYTYTLPAEAQWEYACRAGTTGDYAGNLDDMGWYVNNSEDKSHPVGLKKANAWGLYDMHGNIREWCLDWYGDYPGGSKTNYSGPASGTHRVSRGGNWHRGAEASTASKRSKETQGRCDDLNGFRIALSPIPEIKIVMVPIPEGTFTLRNTGNNKEKSLTEVTLSKFWLGETEITQAQYKSIMGIGSPHFQGPNLPMEHASWENAMDFCKKLNDIERAAGRLHDGYEYTLPTEAQWEYASLAGTSGDYTKEIDSMAWYKNNSERETHPVGTKKPNNWGLYDMQGNVRELCYDWYTESYPGGSVKDYKGPLSGNYRVLKGGSWADSAENCNPTNRGYRSEGRKGELLGFRIALSSIR; via the coding sequence ATGAGATATCGTATTTTATTATTCCCCATTTTGCTTTTAGCATACTCGTGTTCAAAAACAACCGATAAAACAAGTAGCAATTTGAGCCCAGTTGCATTTGGAGATACAATCACTATCTCTCATTTAAACATGGTAATGCTTCCAATACCTTCGGGAAGTATTACGCTTAAAAACACTGATTTCGAGACAAGTGATGAAAAGTTAACTCAAGTATCACTTTCAAATTTTTGGCTTGCAAAAACAGAAGTCACCCAGGCACAATATGAAAAAATCATGGGAAATAATCCATCGTATTTTAAAGGCGCTAATTTACCAATTGAACAAGTTAGTTGGGAAGATGCCATGAACTTCTGTCATAAATTAACTGATCAAGAACATGCTGCAGGTCGTATACCTATTGGTTACACTTACACCTTACCAGCAGAAGCACAATGGGAATATGCATGTCGTGCAGGAACTACAGGAGATTATGCAGGTAATTTAGATGACATGGGGTGGTATGTTAATAATTCCGAAGATAAAAGTCACCCCGTTGGTTTGAAAAAAGCGAATGCATGGGGCTTATATGATATGCATGGTAACATAAGAGAATGGTGTTTGGATTGGTATGGCGACTATCCTGGCGGATCAAAAACAAATTATTCTGGTCCGGCATCTGGTACCCATCGAGTTAGCCGTGGTGGTAATTGGCATAGAGGCGCTGAGGCTAGTACTGCTTCAAAAAGAAGTAAAGAGACACAAGGCCGTTGTGACGATTTAAATGGTTTTCGGATTGCTCTTAGCCCAATTCCTGAAATAAAAATTGTTATGGTACCAATTCCTGAAGGAACATTTACTTTGAGAAATACAGGAAATAATAAAGAAAAAAGCCTAACTGAGGTAACACTTTCTAAATTTTGGTTGGGAGAAACTGAAATAACTCAAGCCCAATATAAAAGCATAATGGGAATAGGTTCTCCTCATTTTCAAGGACCAAATTTACCAATGGAACATGCTAGTTGGGAAAATGCCATGGACTTTTGTAAAAAATTAAATGACATAGAACGTGCAGCTGGCCGCCTTCATGATGGGTATGAATATACGCTACCAACAGAAGCTCAATGGGAATACGCTAGTCTCGCTGGTACATCAGGAGATTACACGAAAGAAATAGATTCGATGGCATGGTATAAAAACAACAGTGAAAGAGAAACACACCCAGTTGGAACAAAAAAGCCAAATAATTGGGGGTTGTATGATATGCAAGGAAATGTAAGAGAGTTATGCTATGACTGGTATACTGAAAGTTATCCAGGTGGTAGTGTAAAAGATTACAAAGGACCTTTATCAGGAAACTATCGTGTTCTAAAAGGTGGTAGTTGGGCAGATTCTGCTGAAAATTGTAATCCTACAAACCGAGGGTATCGTTCAGAAGGCAGAAAAGGTGAACTCTTAGGTTTTAGAATTGCGCTTAGTTCCATTAGATGA